One window of Bacteroidota bacterium genomic DNA carries:
- a CDS encoding hydrogenase maturation protease codes for MTGKVNKGKEKPLKLLLYGYGNPGRQDDGLGNEFIYLIERWIEKEGLPNIEVDSNYQLNIEDADAIANMDIVIFVDASIEPIKDFTLTKVNPSASRIEFTMHTVSASFILDLCHKIYERYPETYLLHIKGYEWEFKEGITDAAQKNLDKAIDFLKGILKNPQSLKRYNT; via the coding sequence TTGACAGGAAAAGTAAATAAGGGTAAGGAGAAACCCTTAAAGTTGCTTCTTTACGGGTACGGTAACCCGGGAAGGCAGGATGATGGACTGGGTAATGAGTTCATATACCTTATTGAACGCTGGATTGAAAAGGAAGGGCTCCCAAATATTGAAGTCGACAGCAACTATCAGCTGAACATTGAAGACGCCGATGCCATTGCAAATATGGATATCGTTATATTTGTCGATGCTTCGATCGAGCCTATCAAGGATTTTACACTGACAAAGGTGAATCCGTCTGCAAGCCGTATCGAATTCACCATGCATACCGTATCGGCTTCGTTTATTCTTGATCTTTGTCATAAAATCTATGAAAGATATCCTGAAACATATCTTCTTCATATTAAGGGATATGAATGGGAATTTAAAGAGGGTATCACTGATGCCGCTCAAAAGAACCTCGACAAAGCCATTGATTTTCTGAAGGGTATCCTTAAAAACCCGCAATCGCTGAAACGCTATAATACTTAA